The Nitriliruptor alkaliphilus DSM 45188 genome includes a region encoding these proteins:
- a CDS encoding amino acid ABC transporter permease: MEVYRQIFSDLHLDLLVEGTRVTLTMAVLGYLLAFVAGNLIAACRVSPVPILQRTAIIYVSIFRNTPLIVLAFLVWYGGGRVGWPFPRLTTAIVVLGLYTGAYIAESLRSGINAVPHGQAEAARAIGLPFTGVVGRIVLPQAIRTVIPPLGNLWIANLKNTSVFLVIGIDELTRAGRRIGNDLTAYTNAFIVVAIIYLVLVYGSAQIIKLLERRLEIVR; this comes from the coding sequence GTGGAGGTCTACCGCCAGATCTTCTCCGACCTGCACCTCGACCTGCTGGTCGAGGGCACGCGGGTCACCCTCACCATGGCCGTGCTCGGCTACCTGCTCGCCTTCGTGGCGGGCAACCTCATCGCCGCGTGCCGGGTGTCCCCGGTCCCGATCCTCCAGCGCACCGCCATCATCTACGTCTCCATCTTCCGCAACACCCCATTGATCGTGCTGGCGTTCCTGGTCTGGTACGGCGGCGGCCGGGTGGGCTGGCCGTTCCCACGGCTGACCACCGCGATCGTCGTCCTCGGCCTCTACACCGGGGCGTACATCGCCGAGTCCCTGCGGTCGGGCATCAACGCGGTCCCCCACGGCCAGGCCGAGGCGGCCCGGGCGATCGGCCTGCCCTTCACCGGTGTGGTCGGCCGCATCGTGCTGCCCCAGGCCATCCGGACCGTCATCCCGCCGCTCGGCAACCTCTGGATCGCCAACCTCAAGAACACCTCGGTGTTCCTGGTCATCGGCATCGACGAGCTCACACGCGCCGGCCGCCGGATCGGCAACGACCTCACGGCCTACACCAACGCCTTCATCGTCGTGGCGATCATCTACCTCGTCCTGGTCTACGGCTCCGCGCAGATCATCAAGCTGCTCGAGCGCCGCCTGGAGATCGTGCGATGA
- a CDS encoding flavin monoamine oxidase family protein — translation MGNDVVIVGAGVAGLVCAQRLAEAGVGVQVLEARDRVGGRTEHGRLPDGQAIELGGQWIGPGQTRMYALLDELGLTTFPTYDHGEHVLDLGQDRRTYSGDTPPLGGFALADLASSVSRLHRQAQRIDPAAPWTTKHAQHLDARTFETWIARHPTRGARTFWRLLTRAIFATEPANLSLLHVLTYVRQAGSVETLIDTTGGAQQDRVVGGTARIAERLAEGLDPAVRLGAPVRAIHTGDRGVDVELADGDRVRGRRVVVALPPTLAGRIAYHPALPADRDLLTQRVPMGAVIKLHLVYDRPWWREDGLSGQALSDGPVTQVVFDNSPPDGSCGVLLAFIEGADALHWGPRPAEERHAAVAARLAEMIGPAAAHPVAVVERDWTTEPYSRGCYGGHLPPGVWTQLGPALRRPVGRLHWAGTEHATAWTGYLEGAVRSGEETAADVLDALRDG, via the coding sequence GTGGGCAACGATGTCGTGATCGTCGGCGCGGGCGTGGCCGGGCTGGTCTGCGCCCAGCGGCTCGCCGAGGCCGGGGTGGGCGTCCAGGTGCTGGAGGCGCGGGACCGCGTCGGGGGGCGGACCGAGCACGGACGGTTGCCGGACGGGCAGGCGATCGAGCTCGGCGGCCAGTGGATCGGGCCCGGCCAGACCCGCATGTACGCCCTGCTGGACGAGCTCGGCCTCACCACCTTCCCGACCTACGACCACGGCGAGCACGTCCTCGACCTCGGCCAGGACCGCCGGACGTACTCGGGGGACACCCCGCCGCTCGGAGGGTTCGCGCTCGCCGACCTCGCCTCGTCCGTGTCCCGCCTGCACCGGCAGGCGCAGCGGATCGATCCGGCCGCGCCGTGGACCACGAAGCACGCCCAGCACCTCGACGCGCGGACCTTCGAGACCTGGATCGCCCGGCACCCCACCCGTGGCGCGCGCACGTTCTGGCGGCTCCTGACCCGGGCGATCTTCGCCACCGAGCCCGCGAACCTGTCGCTGCTGCACGTGCTGACCTACGTCCGGCAGGCTGGCTCGGTCGAGACGCTGATCGACACCACCGGCGGCGCGCAGCAGGACCGGGTCGTCGGCGGAACGGCACGGATCGCCGAGCGCCTGGCGGAGGGGCTCGACCCCGCGGTGCGGCTCGGCGCGCCCGTGCGGGCGATCCACACCGGCGACCGCGGCGTGGACGTGGAACTCGCGGACGGGGACCGCGTGCGAGGCCGCCGCGTGGTGGTCGCCCTGCCGCCGACGCTGGCCGGCCGCATCGCCTACCACCCGGCGCTCCCGGCCGACCGTGACCTGTTGACCCAACGGGTGCCGATGGGCGCGGTCATCAAGCTGCACCTGGTCTACGACCGGCCGTGGTGGCGCGAGGACGGGCTGTCCGGTCAGGCCCTCTCGGACGGCCCCGTCACGCAGGTGGTGTTCGACAACTCGCCGCCGGACGGGTCGTGCGGCGTCCTGCTCGCCTTCATCGAGGGCGCCGACGCGCTGCACTGGGGGCCGCGTCCGGCCGAGGAGCGGCACGCGGCGGTGGCGGCTCGCCTCGCCGAGATGATCGGTCCCGCTGCGGCACACCCGGTCGCGGTGGTCGAACGCGACTGGACCACCGAGCCGTACTCGCGTGGTTGCTACGGCGGCCACCTGCCGCCGGGGGTGTGGACCCAGCTCGGCCCCGCGCTGCGGCGCCCCGTCGGCCGCCTGCACTGGGCCGGCACCGAGCACGCCACCGCGTGGACCGGCTACCTCGAGGGTGCCGTACGCAGCGGTGAGGAGACCGCAGCGGACGTCCTGGACGCCCTACGGGACGGCTGA
- a CDS encoding GrpB family protein — protein MTAPDPDLLLEADRLRREVDLLLKTRLARPVEHVGSTAVPGLPSKPTVDLLGAVHDLDTADAAASALIAAGWELIPPEVDYRPWRRFWVLPDGDHRRAHLYLIAADHPRVDDLVRFRDHLRSDRRTAAAYGALKHRLARQHVLDRDAYTRAKMSFIDEVLDGLGDR, from the coding sequence GTGACCGCGCCGGACCCCGATCTGCTGCTCGAGGCCGACCGGCTCCGGCGCGAGGTCGACCTGCTGCTGAAGACGCGTCTCGCCCGGCCGGTCGAGCACGTGGGATCCACCGCGGTCCCCGGGTTGCCGAGCAAGCCGACGGTGGACCTGCTCGGGGCGGTCCACGACCTCGACACCGCCGATGCGGCCGCCTCTGCCTTGATCGCCGCGGGGTGGGAGCTGATCCCGCCCGAGGTCGACTACCGGCCGTGGCGCCGGTTCTGGGTCCTGCCCGACGGCGACCACCGTCGCGCGCACCTCTACCTCATCGCGGCCGACCACCCGCGGGTCGACGACCTGGTCCGGTTCCGCGACCACCTCCGGTCCGACCGACGGACGGCTGCCGCCTACGGCGCCCTCAAGCACCGCCTCGCACGCCAGCACGTCCTCGACCGGGACGCCTACACCCGCGCGAAGATGAGCTTCATCGACGAGGTCCTCGACGGCCTGGGCGACCGGTGA
- a CDS encoding amino acid ABC transporter permease, with protein MSTVLVEELGPRGKRRVRTASIISLVLLAVLIGFILRQLYVGGQFEARLWAQFVDFETGWPQFLITGLWGTFRAAIGAIVIALVLGLALALGRLSRLTPLRVVCGVVIDVFRGPPVLLMIFFAYYALPQILPGGLGTTISRNPLIALVIGLAAYNTAVLAEIFRAGILSLDRGQSEAAYTVGMTHSKAMRLVILPQALRRMIPAIVAQLATLTKDTALGYIITVTDDLMGRGRSFVQGSPINDLQTWFVVGILYFIIVWMLTRLARRLEVQQRRKLGAGAIAVGGEADLDALAEEVEADEPELHQGGTGGAVDEAGAGAPRV; from the coding sequence ATGAGCACCGTCCTGGTCGAGGAGCTCGGACCGCGCGGCAAGCGCCGCGTACGCACCGCGTCCATCATCTCGCTGGTGCTGCTCGCGGTCCTGATCGGCTTCATCCTCCGCCAGCTGTACGTCGGAGGACAGTTCGAGGCCCGCCTGTGGGCCCAGTTCGTCGACTTCGAGACCGGCTGGCCGCAGTTCCTGATCACCGGCCTGTGGGGCACCTTCCGTGCCGCCATCGGGGCCATCGTCATCGCCCTCGTCCTCGGCCTCGCCCTCGCCCTCGGTCGGCTGTCGCGTCTCACCCCGCTGCGGGTCGTCTGCGGCGTCGTCATCGACGTCTTCCGCGGGCCGCCGGTCCTGCTGATGATCTTCTTCGCCTACTACGCGCTCCCCCAGATCCTGCCCGGCGGGCTCGGGACCACCATCTCGCGCAACCCGCTGATCGCGCTGGTCATCGGTCTGGCCGCCTACAACACCGCCGTCCTCGCCGAGATCTTCCGCGCCGGGATCTTGTCCCTCGATCGCGGCCAGTCCGAGGCCGCCTACACCGTCGGGATGACCCACAGCAAGGCCATGCGGCTGGTGATCCTGCCCCAGGCGTTGCGTCGCATGATCCCCGCGATCGTCGCCCAGCTGGCCACGCTCACCAAGGACACCGCGCTCGGCTACATCATCACTGTCACCGACGACCTGATGGGCCGGGGGCGGTCGTTCGTGCAGGGCTCACCGATCAACGACCTCCAGACCTGGTTCGTGGTGGGCATCCTGTACTTCATCATCGTCTGGATGCTGACGCGTCTGGCTCGACGCCTCGAGGTCCAGCAACGGCGCAAGCTCGGTGCCGGTGCGATCGCGGTCGGTGGCGAGGCCGATCTCGACGCGCTCGCCGAGGAGGTCGAAGCCGACGAGCCCGAGCTCCACCAAGGCGGGACCGGGGGGGCCGTCGACGAGGCCGGAGCCGGTGCCCCCAGGGTCTGA
- a CDS encoding DUF952 domain-containing protein, producing the protein MSTATPILHLATEADWAAADIAYTPSGLAEDGFVHCSAPHQIATVAEARFAGRTDLVLLTIDPNLLTAPVVWEDLAGEGEDFPHVYGPIERAAVLEVRPYRPGPDGHFPRPL; encoded by the coding sequence GTGAGCACCGCCACGCCGATCCTGCACCTCGCCACCGAGGCCGACTGGGCTGCCGCGGACATCGCGTACACCCCGTCCGGTCTCGCCGAGGACGGCTTCGTGCACTGCTCGGCGCCGCACCAGATCGCCACCGTCGCCGAGGCTCGTTTCGCCGGACGCACCGACCTGGTCCTGCTCACGATCGACCCGAACCTCCTGACCGCGCCGGTGGTGTGGGAGGACCTCGCCGGCGAGGGCGAGGACTTCCCCCACGTGTACGGGCCGATCGAGCGGGCCGCCGTGCTCGAGGTCCGGCCCTACCGCCCCGGACCCGACGGGCACTTCCCCCGCCCGCTGTAG